A stretch of Methanobrevibacter sp. YE315 DNA encodes these proteins:
- a CDS encoding HIRAN domain-containing protein gives MGNQPNKDLNYLDYSQDAIEGNTVQTTFRLQEISKSDKALKLKEEGKLKEALSLIDDALKDDSKNFENWNVKGLILNGLSDFEQSVKCFDNALRLNDSDFIRKNKANALYNFAKITFFPDMDYEKAMGLIDEALECLPDDEDASEYWFLKAEIFESLGQPIETRIYYLKAEGEFEKADEISTQREFLKDNEDVLITVSGTNFFKGLEPFEKGVIVNLVKQPDNEHDSDAIGVFLADEQIGYVANSPYTLIDGVKSASEIKFIEDNQKAEVLFIFLERYVILKLID, from the coding sequence ATGGGAAATCAGCCCAATAAGGATCTGAACTATTTGGATTATTCGCAGGATGCAATCGAAGGCAATACCGTTCAGACCACGTTCAGGTTACAGGAAATCTCAAAGTCTGATAAGGCCTTGAAATTAAAGGAAGAAGGTAAGTTAAAAGAGGCATTAAGCCTTATTGATGATGCTCTTAAAGATGATTCCAAGAATTTTGAGAATTGGAATGTCAAAGGACTTATTTTAAACGGCTTATCCGATTTTGAACAATCCGTAAAATGTTTTGATAATGCTTTAAGGCTCAATGATTCTGATTTTATAAGGAAAAATAAAGCGAATGCCTTATACAATTTTGCCAAAATCACATTTTTCCCGGATATGGATTACGAAAAGGCTATGGGTCTAATTGATGAAGCTTTGGAGTGTCTGCCTGATGATGAGGATGCATCCGAGTACTGGTTTTTGAAAGCGGAAATATTTGAAAGCCTGGGCCAGCCCATTGAAACAAGAATATATTACCTGAAGGCTGAAGGCGAATTTGAAAAGGCTGATGAGATATCCACCCAGAGGGAATTTTTAAAAGATAATGAGGATGTATTGATAACTGTTTCAGGAACTAATTTTTTTAAGGGATTGGAACCATTTGAAAAAGGAGTTATAGTGAATTTAGTTAAGCAGCCGGACAATGAGCACGATAGTGATGCAATAGGTGTCTTTTTGGCTGATGAGCAGATAGGTTATGTTGCAAATAGTCCATATACATTGATTGACGGGGTTAAAAGCGCCAGTGAAATCAAATTCATTGAGGACAATCAGAAAGCCGAAGTATTGTTTATTTTCTTAGAAAGATATGTAATTTTAAAACTCATTGATTGA